AATTTCTACATCCTCAAGATCAGAAATAGCGGCCGGATCCTTAAAACTTCCTAAAATTCTTTGTAACTCCTGTAAGGTTCGGGTGGGAATAATTATTTTTTGCGGAACACTGCTTGATTTTTTATTTAATATCACCGTTTTTTCCGCCAAACGATAACTATCAGTAGCGGCTAAAATCAGCTTATCACCCACAAAGTTAAAAAGTACCCCATTAATTTCAGGTCTGGTTTCACTAATAGAAACCGCAAAAGTCACCTGACTAAGGGCTTGCCGTAAACTTTGACTATTTAAAATATAAGGGTTTTTTCGGTCGATTTGAGGAATTAAAGGAAAATCAGCAGCACTCTGGCCTTTAATTTTTGTTGAGTTATTTTTACACGCAACCTGTAAAACAGTTTCATTCTCAACTGTTTCTAAATCAACTCGATCACGTGGTAAAAGGCCAACATAATCAGCCAATAACCTTGATTGAACCGTAAAATCTCCTTCAGCTTCAACCTTGCCGCGAATAACACAACTAACTCCAATTTCTAAATTAGTTGAAGATAATGTAATTGAGCTTTCTGCCGCCTTAATTAAAATATTATTTAAAATT
This region of Candidatus Buchananbacteria bacterium genomic DNA includes:
- the dnaN gene encoding DNA polymerase III subunit beta codes for the protein MKISCTQENLNQGLFVVSHIASKNTALPILNNILIKAAESSITLSSTNLEIGVSCVIRGKVEAEGDFTVQSRLLADYVGLLPRDRVDLETVENETVLQVACKNNSTKIKGQSAADFPLIPQIDRKNPYILNSQSLRQALSQVTFAVSISETRPEINGVLFNFVGDKLILAATDSYRLAEKTVILNKKSSSVPQKIIIPTRTLQELQRILGSFKDPAAISDLEDVEIYLAENQILFVLGNIELISRLVEGQYPDYQQIIPNQFNTTTNLVSSEFIKATKTTSLFTRSGIYDVSLEFLPNKKEIVVSSANNQLGENFSRLSGEISGSNNKIVVNYRYLLDGLQNIGDEQVAVEIIDGSSPCVLRPGGKNKDYLYIIMPIKQ